The following nucleotide sequence is from Nanoarchaeota archaeon.
CTAATTCCATCTCAAGCCCAACAAGATCAAACAGGCTGAACTTTTTTGCCTTTACTTTTATCAGGATGTCGACATCACTTTTTTTCTTCGCCTCCCCTCTTGCATACGAACCAAATATCCCTGCCCGTACAACACCATTGCGCTTAAGAATCGGAATTATGGCTCTTTTAATCGCCATCATATCATTTTTCATATCTTTCACCTATTCTATTATCAATTTTTTGCTTAATAAGGTTTTTTTGCGTTTTTGTCACCTTATGCATTTCATGCATAACGCCCTCATTATCACCCAATGCAGTTCGCTTTGGCAGCCACTTTTCCCCAATGCATTTCACCCGCCGCCAGCATCACCAAATCCTTTCGTTCACCATGTTCACTTTAGGCTTTTTTGTGCCTACGGACACAAAAAATGCATTGCAGCCTTTTGCCATCTCGCATGGAAACACAAGGCAAAACCTTAGGCGTATTTCAGCCACGTCCGAAACTCAAGGCGTGCCACTATTCAAGCATAAACCTTCTTTTCGCCATCCATAAAACTATTTCGATTTCCAAAATCCGTCGCGTCTTCATCCCGCAGCACCGTCCAATGCTCGTCCAAAATTCGTCGCCTGGACTGGAAACCGAATCCGTCGCTTTTTCAACCAGTATTCGTCGCCTGAAGTTTCCATAACATGCTGCTTTTCAGGCGAAATTTCTGGCAAATATCAATTCCGCATTTGGAAATTTACTTTTGCATCCTTCGGGCTGAACTCATAATAAACATTGTCGTCAAACCAGGCGCATCTGAAATTCTCCAGTTTTATCTTTGTCCGAAAAGACAAACCTGAAGCATAGAAAAATAATTGCGAAGCCACTTTTTCTACATTCTCAAAAGCAGCATCAGGCTTAAAATCAAGCACGTAAACCCGCCCGTTTCTTATCTGCAATACATCTATGTGCCCGCAGATGCTTGCATTAAGGTTTTTCTCAAAAAGCCAGACAGGAACTTCGCACGCAACAGTAGAAGAATCATTTATTAGCATGAAATTTTCAACTACGGAATGGCGTTCTTTATTCCTGTCGCATGCATGCAGAGCCAATTCAGCCAGCCGGCATGCGTTGTTGTACTTGCCTTCTTTTCTTACAGAAATGTTGATTTTTACCTGAGAGCATCTATCCTCGATTTTCTTGAAATAATCCGGGCATCCTGCTTCAAATCCCTTCAAATAATTTCCAAGACCTGAAAAACCGTTTACACAGAAAGATTCAAGCTTTGGAATGTGATATTGAAAGTCGTAATTCAGTCCGTTGTGCTCAAATGTCTTTTCAAAAAGAACATTTTTCCCATAATCTTTCAAAAAATCAGTGCGCAGCTTGTTATATGTGCAGATATTCGAAAATTCTTTAAGCCATGAATGAACCGCGCTTTTTGAGATATTGACCTTAAAGCGCCTGTTTGTATTATTGGCGGATTCCTCAAGCGTATTGCCGAGATTATAAGCGCATAAAGTGTTTGTGATGATTTTCGGGCTGTAAGTCTTTCCAGCCATTTCATCATCGACAAACGTCTTGCCGCAATTCCTGCAAAAATAGAGTTGCCTGAAATTGAGTTTTGTCTTACGCATACCTTTTTTTAATAATATTCTTTTTGCCGCACACCTTACAAGAAATGTTTTCTGTTTGCATTTCAGAAACCTTTTATTTCAATGATTTTTCATCTCGTCACTTCAAACCCCTCAACCTGCGCTTTTAATTCGCGCGCCTTCTGATTTTTCTCAAAATGTGTGCGCACCGGCGCAACCATTTCATTAATGCTGCGCGCAACCGCCGCCTTCAAATCCATCGGGTGAATCTTTCCTGCCGTGTATTGCTCTTTCAATTCATTAAAATTTGCAAGCTCCAAATCGCCGCCAAATTTCGCCGGGCGTTCAAGTTTCAGTTTGTTGAATTTCGGGAAAACAAGATACTCCGCATATTCCATAATCGGGTTCTCTCCTACCTGCTTTTCAGGGCAGTATGCCTTTGTGATTTTGCGTTTCACATCTTCCTCGGAATCGGTCATAAATATTGCTGAATCAGGAATTGATTTTGACATTTTCATTGCGATTGCGCGTTCTGTTGCGTCTTTGATATCGGTTTTCGGCTGTCCCAGGCCCATCAGCATGTGGTGATGCACTGCAACCGGCTTCCAGAATCCTAATTTAGGCCCGGTTTCGCGCGCAAGCATATTCACCTTGCGCTGGTCCATCCCAAGCTGTGTTATATCTGCTTTCAGCTCGAAAATATCCGCAGCCTGCATGCACGGATAGAAAATCTGCGAAGCGTATAGCGATTCCGATTCGCTTCGGCCCATTATCTGCGAGCAGCGGATTA
It contains:
- a CDS encoding nucleotidyltransferase family protein, coding for MKNDMMAIKRAIIPILKRNGVVRAGIFGSYARGEAKKKSDVDILIKVKAKKFSLFDLVGLEMELEKSIGKDVDLLTYNGINPLLKERILNEEVRII
- a CDS encoding tyrosine--tRNA ligase — translated: MNLEERIVLVKSVAEGGEIITEDELRALFAEKAHPIAYDGFEPSGKMHLAQGILRATNVNRMTKAGCKFKMFVADWHAWANNKMGGDLEKIQAVGKYLIEIWRACDMDFKNVEFVWASELMKEDTYWKTVMNVARTTTMNRIIRCSQIMGRSESESLYASQIFYPCMQAADIFELKADITQLGMDQRKVNMLARETGPKLGFWKPVAVHHHMLMGLGQPKTDIKDATERAIAMKMSKSIPDSAIFMTDSEEDVKRKITKAYCPEKQVGENPIMEYAEYLVFPKFNKLKLERPAKFGGDLELANFNELKEQYTAGKIHPMDLKAAVARSINEMVAPVRTHFEKNQKARELKAQVEGFEVTR